A genomic region of bacterium contains the following coding sequences:
- a CDS encoding ribose ABC transporter permease — MADSKIFTPHGRQLGTLLGLLALCLSLWLLTPHFLTVANLLNIAQQTAINAIIAVGMTFVIISAGIDLSVGSIVAFAGVVLASGLQAGLPIPLAVCAGLAAGWVCGLLNGLLVTLGKLPPFIATLGMMSVARGAALVYAEGRPISGFAPEFRQIATAEILWVPVPVIIMICVYAAGSFLLARTKFGRYTYAMGGNEQATRLSGVNVRLHKTLVYGLCGVTSALAAVVLTARLNSAQPIAGIMYELDAIAATVIGGTSLMGGQGSLLGTLVGAFIMGVLRNGLNLLGVSSFLQQIIIGAVIIIAVLIDAGLKSSQK, encoded by the coding sequence ATGGCAGATAGTAAGATTTTCACACCTCACGGCCGGCAACTGGGAACGCTGCTGGGTCTGCTGGCCCTCTGCCTGAGCTTGTGGCTGCTCACCCCGCATTTTCTCACCGTTGCCAATCTGCTTAATATCGCGCAGCAGACTGCGATCAATGCCATCATCGCGGTCGGCATGACGTTCGTGATCATCTCCGCAGGTATCGATCTTTCCGTAGGCTCGATCGTGGCGTTTGCCGGCGTGGTGCTGGCGAGCGGACTGCAAGCCGGACTGCCGATTCCCCTCGCCGTGTGCGCGGGACTGGCGGCGGGTTGGGTATGCGGCCTGCTCAACGGACTACTCGTCACGCTGGGAAAACTGCCACCGTTCATCGCCACGCTCGGCATGATGAGTGTCGCGCGCGGCGCGGCGCTGGTGTATGCCGAGGGCCGGCCGATCTCGGGTTTTGCGCCCGAGTTCCGGCAAATCGCCACCGCCGAAATCTTGTGGGTGCCGGTGCCGGTGATCATCATGATTTGCGTCTACGCTGCCGGTAGTTTCCTGCTTGCGCGCACGAAGTTCGGCCGCTACACCTACGCCATGGGCGGCAACGAGCAGGCTACGCGGCTGTCCGGCGTGAATGTGCGCCTGCACAAAACCCTGGTCTATGGCCTCTGCGGTGTGACCAGCGCGCTGGCCGCCGTCGTGTTGACCGCGCGCCTGAATTCCGCCCAACCGATTGCCGGCATAATGTATGAGTTGGACGCCATTGCCGCCACGGTCATCGGCGGCACCAGTTTGATGGGCGGCCAAGGCTCGCTGCTGGGCACGCTCGTCGGCGCGTTCATCATGGGCGTGCTGCGCAACGGATTGAATCTGCTGGGCGTTTCCTCATTCCTGCAGCAAATCATCATCGGCGCCGTGATCATCATCGCGGTGTTGATCGATGCCGGTTTGAAATCATCACAAAAATGA
- a CDS encoding alpha/beta fold hydrolase translates to MNGKHGYPIILAHGITRPDYLIDFIIRKLNLHEDSRVADRLHYFKGIASHLRRHGYEVFATSVSFAADVDTRARELAAQVRKILAETGQPKVHLIGHSMGGLDARHMIVQHGMADQVASLTTLGTPHLGASVADWFLEFGLTRIIESLRKVINLEGFQSLTTAACREFNASARNAEASNSVIYQTYAGWQRRELTFFPFQKTWQITYAREGDNDGLVAVTSQRWQDRLVADDGTTKLIVQRDFPVPADHVNQMGWWHLNGVAAAHWWKRGTWREKRNYELAIKNAYLKIAAEISGFPCHEHEPQRQRPAPTSASDGGHALPRLPIAGDAPSSPSSNQNGT, encoded by the coding sequence ATGAATGGGAAGCACGGTTATCCGATCATTCTGGCACACGGCATCACCCGTCCGGATTATCTCATCGACTTCATCATCCGCAAGCTGAATCTGCATGAAGACAGCCGGGTGGCGGATCGCCTGCACTATTTCAAAGGCATTGCCAGCCACTTGCGCCGGCACGGCTATGAGGTTTTCGCCACCAGCGTGAGCTTTGCCGCTGACGTCGACACCCGGGCGCGTGAGCTGGCAGCGCAGGTTCGCAAAATCCTGGCGGAGACCGGCCAGCCCAAAGTTCATCTCATCGGCCACAGCATGGGCGGCCTGGATGCCCGCCACATGATCGTGCAGCACGGCATGGCCGATCAGGTCGCTTCCCTCACCACGTTGGGCACGCCGCACTTGGGCGCCAGTGTGGCCGATTGGTTCCTGGAATTCGGCCTCACCAGAATCATCGAGTCGCTGCGCAAGGTCATCAATCTCGAGGGCTTTCAGAGCCTCACCACCGCCGCCTGCCGGGAGTTCAACGCCAGCGCGCGCAATGCCGAAGCGAGCAATTCCGTCATCTATCAAACCTATGCCGGCTGGCAGCGGCGCGAGTTGACTTTCTTTCCGTTTCAAAAGACCTGGCAAATTACCTATGCCAGAGAAGGTGACAATGATGGCCTGGTCGCAGTCACCTCGCAGCGCTGGCAGGATCGCCTGGTTGCAGATGACGGCACCACCAAATTGATCGTTCAGCGTGATTTCCCAGTGCCGGCTGATCATGTGAATCAAATGGGATGGTGGCACCTCAACGGCGTGGCAGCGGCGCACTGGTGGAAGCGGGGCACCTGGCGGGAGAAAAGAAACTACGAACTTGCCATCAAGAATGCCTATCTCAAGATCGCCGCGGAGATCAGCGGCTTTCCCTGTCATGAGCACGAGCCCCAAAGACAGCGCCCAGCACCAACCTCCGCATCGGATGGAGGCCATGCGCTTCCGCGCCTGCCGATTGCTGGCGACGCACCCTCCTCCCCTTCCTCCAACCAAAACGGCACTTGA
- a CDS encoding AarF/UbiB family protein, whose protein sequence is MERATAMPAPAAEASPPLAARVQVFQPATNHKYHLHATASAPPVFRPRVGRRFFLLLRHLFGLLMGSHLAAVQRLPADKRKYLHSAGSRFLALLVRPFVLKELRDQPWPVQLRRRLELLGPTYIKLGQIMAIREDLLPREITDELKQLLDRVPEVKFEAIAEIIAASLGRPLTELFTHLEPQAIGSASIAQTHLAQTITGETVVIKVIKPGIREAILADIKLLQLFAHLLEWLLPRYQPQMIINEFCAYTEREIDLKYEADHAEIFAANFARHPDVVFPRIHHWLSSRDVLCMDYLDGLKPGDPKVQELSQEDLQRIIDLGAGAIIKMLYADGFFHADLHPGNLIVLPGPKVGFIDLGMVGRFDEKMKLSMLYYFHALVNGDITGSARYLMAMARPGEGGDPTGFRRAVTDLSRRYLLHASDGSLSLAQLILESLRLGGRFRIFFPVEMTLMVKALVTFEGVGLQLDPHLDVPALSRRHVHAIYNEHYDPVRLLQQFFSGMPELVDALVRAPEFIAETSRYLQQIFNAPRQENPLRGLRSGLMAGSCIIGGVVAFVQGAPPFLWIGLFASSVIFFFFGK, encoded by the coding sequence ATGGAAAGAGCCACAGCCATGCCCGCGCCGGCGGCGGAGGCCTCCCCCCCGCTGGCGGCACGCGTGCAGGTGTTTCAGCCTGCCACCAACCACAAGTATCACCTCCACGCCACGGCCTCAGCACCGCCGGTTTTCCGGCCGCGGGTCGGGCGCCGTTTTTTCCTGCTCCTGCGCCATTTGTTCGGCCTGCTCATGGGCAGCCATCTCGCCGCGGTGCAGCGCCTCCCTGCCGACAAACGCAAGTATCTGCATTCCGCCGGCTCCCGTTTTCTGGCGCTACTGGTGCGGCCCTTCGTTCTCAAAGAACTGCGCGACCAGCCCTGGCCCGTGCAATTGCGCCGGCGGTTGGAGCTGCTGGGGCCGACCTACATCAAGCTCGGCCAGATCATGGCCATCCGCGAAGACCTCCTGCCGCGTGAAATCACCGATGAGCTCAAACAACTGCTGGACCGCGTGCCCGAGGTCAAGTTCGAAGCCATCGCGGAAATCATTGCCGCCAGCCTGGGCCGCCCGCTGACCGAGCTGTTCACGCACCTCGAACCGCAAGCCATCGGCTCCGCTTCCATTGCGCAAACCCATCTGGCACAGACCATCACCGGCGAGACCGTCGTCATCAAAGTGATCAAGCCCGGCATTCGCGAGGCCATCCTGGCTGACATCAAGCTGCTGCAATTGTTTGCCCATCTCCTGGAATGGCTGCTGCCGCGCTACCAGCCCCAAATGATCATCAACGAGTTTTGCGCCTACACCGAAAGAGAAATCGACCTGAAATATGAGGCCGATCATGCCGAAATTTTTGCCGCCAATTTTGCCCGCCACCCCGACGTGGTCTTCCCCAGAATTCATCACTGGCTAAGCTCGCGCGACGTGCTGTGCATGGATTATCTCGATGGCCTGAAGCCCGGCGATCCCAAGGTGCAGGAACTGAGCCAGGAAGATCTGCAACGCATCATCGATCTGGGCGCCGGCGCCATCATCAAGATGCTTTATGCCGACGGCTTTTTTCACGCTGATTTGCATCCCGGCAATCTCATCGTGCTGCCCGGCCCCAAAGTCGGATTCATCGACCTCGGCATGGTCGGGCGATTCGACGAGAAGATGAAGCTCAGCATGCTGTACTACTTCCACGCTCTGGTTAACGGCGACATCACCGGCTCGGCGCGCTACTTGATGGCCATGGCGCGCCCGGGCGAAGGCGGTGACCCCACCGGCTTCCGGCGCGCGGTGACTGACTTGTCCCGGCGCTACTTGCTGCATGCCTCCGATGGCAGCCTGAGCCTGGCGCAGCTCATCCTCGAATCGCTGCGCCTCGGTGGCAGGTTTCGCATTTTCTTCCCGGTGGAAATGACATTAATGGTGAAGGCGCTGGTGACGTTTGAGGGCGTGGGCTTGCAGTTGGATCCCCATCTCGACGTGCCGGCGTTGTCGCGGCGCCACGTGCACGCCATTTACAACGAACACTATGACCCCGTGCGGCTGCTGCAGCAGTTTTTCAGCGGCATGCCGGAATTGGTCGATGCGCTGGTGCGCGCACCGGAGTTCATCGCGGAAACTTCGCGCTATCTGCAACAAATCTTCAACGCGCCGCGCCAGGAAAACCCGTTGCGCGGCTTGCGCAGCGGCTTGATGGCAGGCTCGTGCATCATCGGCGGCGTGGTGGCTTTCGTGCAGGGCGCTCCGCCCTTCTTGTGGATCGGCCTGTTTGCTTCGAGTGTGATCTTCTTTTTCTTTGGCAAATGA
- a CDS encoding tetratricopeptide repeat protein, with amino-acid sequence MIWRWLVAVLLMLVALSRECRAQEDGVERILAQGNAAYAAFDNDGALRNFRAALQMDPNNYEALWKAARACADVGKTFEQKDKKQAKAIYLQGDSLARQAVKLYPDSAESHFALALCVGRVALFEGGKTKIRLSKEVQKEAERAVALHPRHDGAYHILGRWNYNIATLDWLMKAAAKVIYGGVPPGASLEEAAKMFAQAVALDGRKPVHRLEYGRTLIKLERYQEAREQLQACIALDRAQWEDPQHQAEAAKLLKDIRDKKDKT; translated from the coding sequence ATGATTTGGCGATGGCTGGTGGCCGTGCTGCTGATGCTGGTGGCGTTGAGCCGTGAGTGCCGCGCGCAAGAAGACGGGGTGGAGCGCATTTTGGCGCAGGGGAACGCAGCGTATGCTGCATTCGACAATGACGGCGCGTTGCGCAATTTCCGCGCTGCGCTGCAGATGGATCCCAACAATTACGAAGCGCTGTGGAAGGCCGCGCGCGCCTGCGCGGATGTCGGCAAAACCTTCGAGCAGAAGGACAAGAAGCAGGCCAAGGCAATCTACTTGCAAGGTGACAGCCTGGCGCGGCAGGCCGTCAAACTCTATCCCGATTCCGCGGAATCGCACTTTGCCCTGGCCCTGTGCGTGGGCCGCGTTGCTTTGTTCGAAGGTGGCAAGACCAAGATCCGGCTTTCGAAGGAAGTGCAAAAAGAAGCCGAACGCGCGGTTGCCCTCCATCCGCGGCATGACGGCGCCTATCACATCCTCGGCCGCTGGAATTACAACATCGCCACGCTGGATTGGTTAATGAAGGCGGCGGCCAAAGTCATCTATGGCGGCGTGCCGCCCGGCGCCTCGCTGGAAGAGGCGGCCAAGATGTTTGCCCAAGCCGTGGCGCTCGACGGCCGGAAACCCGTCCACCGCCTGGAGTACGGCCGCACGCTCATCAAACTGGAGCGCTACCAGGAAGCGCGTGAGCAATTGCAGGCTTGCATCGCGCTGGATCGGGCGCAATGGGAAGACCCGCAACACCAGGCCGAAGCCGCCAAGCTGCTGAAGGACATTCGCGACAAGAAGGACAAGACGTGA
- a CDS encoding outer membrane protein transport protein, translating to MRKGLLLLLLPLLAAHSLQASGFSIYEFGGRASAMGGAAVAWAWDGSTIFYNPAGLAYLDGTRIYGGTTLIFPNSRFVGAAPVFSSAMYETRDTFFYPINFYFSHRFTRKFAAGLGVTNPFGLGVEWYDDFSGRGYSKNAQLKSFYISPVVAYQITPNFSIGGGADLVLASVKLEKNVFLFDSPGSPGYEVGDVTLEGNSKLALGFSASAMFRTARLGWGILYRHSIKNEFKEGEADFTIFDNLTVPNAGALARTLLQDQKANTAIEFPNLIATGIHYKFTDQLALEADYIWFNWSVFNEIALDFANDRLDQTMLEEYDDSWQGRLGLHYQLNDALALRAGYIYDKTPQPIQAVSPLLPDDTRHNFSLGAGYTFGKYQIDAGYMLVLLGKRTTLENGVGRNYHGFDGTYNSRADLLFASFGYTF from the coding sequence ATGCGAAAAGGGCTGCTGCTATTATTGTTGCCCCTCCTGGCCGCACATTCTCTGCAGGCGAGCGGCTTCAGTATCTATGAATTTGGCGGTCGTGCCTCGGCCATGGGCGGAGCCGCGGTGGCGTGGGCTTGGGACGGCTCCACGATATTCTACAATCCCGCCGGCCTGGCGTATCTCGATGGCACGCGGATATATGGCGGGACCACACTGATCTTTCCCAACAGCCGCTTTGTCGGCGCTGCGCCCGTGTTCAGCAGCGCCATGTATGAAACCCGCGACACGTTTTTCTATCCCATCAACTTCTACTTTTCCCATCGCTTCACTCGGAAGTTTGCCGCCGGCCTCGGCGTCACCAATCCGTTTGGTTTGGGAGTGGAATGGTATGATGACTTCTCCGGGCGCGGGTATTCCAAGAACGCGCAATTGAAATCGTTCTACATCTCGCCGGTGGTGGCCTATCAAATAACCCCGAATTTCAGCATCGGCGGCGGCGCAGACCTGGTGCTCGCCAGCGTGAAGTTGGAAAAGAACGTGTTTCTCTTCGACAGTCCGGGCTCGCCGGGCTATGAAGTGGGCGACGTGACGCTGGAGGGCAACTCCAAGCTGGCGCTGGGATTCAGCGCCAGTGCCATGTTTCGCACCGCGCGGCTGGGTTGGGGCATTCTCTATCGCCACTCGATCAAGAATGAATTCAAAGAGGGCGAAGCGGACTTCACGATTTTTGACAATCTCACCGTGCCCAATGCCGGCGCGCTGGCGCGCACCCTGCTGCAGGATCAAAAAGCCAACACGGCCATCGAATTTCCCAATCTCATCGCCACCGGCATTCACTACAAATTCACCGATCAGCTTGCGCTCGAGGCCGATTACATCTGGTTCAATTGGTCGGTGTTCAATGAAATCGCGCTGGACTTTGCCAATGACCGGCTGGATCAAACCATGCTGGAGGAATATGACGATTCCTGGCAGGGCCGGCTCGGACTGCACTATCAGTTGAACGATGCGCTCGCGTTGCGCGCCGGTTATATCTACGACAAGACGCCGCAGCCGATTCAAGCGGTCAGCCCGCTGCTGCCAGATGACACGCGCCACAACTTCAGCCTGGGCGCGGGCTACACGTTCGGCAAGTATCAAATCGATGCCGGTTACATGCTGGTGCTGCTGGGCAAGCGCACCACTCTCGAAAATGGCGTGGGCAGGAACTATCACGGTTTCGACGGCACGTATAATTCCCGCGCCGATTTGCTGTTCGCCAGCTTTGGCTACACCTTCTAG
- a CDS encoding polyhydroxyalkanoate synthesis regulator DNA-binding domain-containing protein, translating to MNRLIKRYENRKLYDTEERRYISLEEIASLIRKGVDVQVVENSSGEDITTQTLTQVILEEGKRGRNPLTTDLLHDLIRVGSNLIDGGLEQVRHGIGALMPGAINKLFSSDHAEDLRQLQRRVESLERIIRALASQPATGEAGAESVGDAPPPPPASSSKDEKREGKNS from the coding sequence ATGAATCGCCTCATCAAACGCTACGAAAACCGCAAGCTCTATGACACCGAGGAGCGCCGGTATATTTCTCTCGAAGAAATCGCCAGCTTGATTCGCAAGGGTGTCGATGTTCAGGTGGTGGAAAACAGCAGCGGCGAGGACATCACCACCCAAACCCTCACCCAGGTGATTCTCGAAGAAGGGAAAAGAGGCCGCAATCCGCTCACCACGGATCTGTTGCATGATTTGATCCGGGTCGGCAGCAACCTCATCGACGGCGGGCTGGAACAGGTGCGCCACGGCATTGGCGCTCTGATGCCGGGCGCCATCAACAAGCTGTTCAGCAGCGACCACGCCGAGGATCTCCGGCAATTGCAGCGTCGGGTTGAATCTTTGGAGAGGATTATTCGCGCGCTGGCGAGTCAGCCTGCGACTGGTGAGGCCGGCGCAGAGAGCGTTGGCGATGCGCCCCCTCCGCCGCCTGCGTCCAGCAGCAAGGATGAGAAAAGAGAAGGGAAGAATTCCTAA
- a CDS encoding sugar ABC transporter ATP-binding protein, giving the protein MPNDIVLTMRGIRKSFPGVVALAGVDLEVATGEVHVLLGENGAGKSTLMKILSGAYRKDAGEIMLAGGPVEIKNPKHSRELGISIIYQEFNLIPELSAGENIFLGHEPAGFAGLIAHKQIHAEASRLLRELGVDLDPGTPVRRLGVAQQQMVEIAKALSVEAKVLIMDEPTSALTDREIQELFAVIRRLQAKGVAIIYISHRLAELFEVGDRVTVLRDGRHVATENIAAVTPAQLVRLMANRELAEYFPRQKVPAGEELLRVEQLSRGRVLRDLSFSLRRGEVLGMAGLLGAGRTELARVLFGVEASTAGTIWIKGRPVRINSPAAAIKLGLGYLTEDRQAQGLVPILSLQENLSLPNLGRLARLGVVNRKAETALARRFVAELRIKTPGLWQKVMYLSGGNQQKVVLSKWLAGEAEIFIFDEPTRGIDVAAKVEIYQLMNRLTARGAGIIMISSELPEILGMSDRILVMHQGRLTAEFAAGSATQEKILNAALGHPAGSQP; this is encoded by the coding sequence ATGCCCAACGATATCGTCCTCACCATGCGCGGCATTCGCAAGAGCTTCCCGGGTGTGGTGGCGCTCGCCGGCGTCGATCTCGAAGTCGCGACCGGTGAAGTTCACGTGCTGCTGGGCGAAAACGGCGCCGGCAAATCCACGCTGATGAAAATTCTCAGCGGTGCCTACCGCAAGGACGCTGGCGAAATCATGCTCGCCGGCGGGCCGGTGGAAATCAAAAATCCCAAGCACAGCCGCGAACTCGGCATCAGCATCATCTATCAGGAGTTCAATCTCATTCCCGAGTTGTCCGCCGGGGAGAATATTTTCCTCGGCCATGAACCGGCGGGTTTTGCCGGCCTCATTGCGCACAAGCAAATCCATGCAGAAGCTTCTCGTCTGCTGCGCGAGTTGGGTGTCGATCTCGATCCCGGCACACCGGTGCGCCGGCTCGGCGTGGCGCAGCAACAGATGGTGGAAATCGCCAAAGCGCTGTCAGTCGAGGCGAAGGTGTTGATCATGGACGAGCCGACTTCGGCATTGACGGACCGGGAGATTCAAGAGCTGTTCGCGGTGATCCGCCGGCTGCAGGCGAAAGGCGTCGCCATCATCTACATTTCCCATCGTCTCGCCGAATTGTTCGAGGTCGGTGATCGTGTCACCGTCCTGCGCGACGGCCGGCACGTCGCCACGGAAAACATCGCCGCAGTCACACCGGCGCAATTGGTGCGCTTGATGGCCAATCGCGAGCTGGCGGAATATTTCCCCAGGCAAAAAGTGCCGGCCGGCGAGGAGCTGCTGCGCGTGGAACAGCTCAGCCGCGGCCGCGTCTTGCGCGATCTCTCCTTCTCTCTGCGGCGGGGAGAGGTGCTGGGTATGGCGGGATTGCTGGGCGCGGGCCGCACGGAGCTGGCCCGTGTGCTCTTCGGCGTCGAGGCCAGCACTGCCGGCACGATTTGGATCAAAGGCCGGCCGGTGCGCATAAACTCACCGGCGGCCGCCATCAAGCTGGGGCTGGGCTATCTCACCGAAGACCGCCAGGCTCAGGGGCTGGTGCCGATTCTTTCTCTGCAGGAAAATCTGAGCCTGCCGAATTTGGGTCGGCTGGCGCGGCTGGGCGTGGTGAATCGCAAAGCAGAGACGGCACTCGCCCGGCGTTTCGTGGCTGAGCTGCGCATCAAAACGCCCGGCCTCTGGCAGAAGGTGATGTATCTCAGCGGCGGCAATCAGCAAAAGGTCGTGCTGAGCAAATGGCTGGCGGGCGAGGCGGAGATTTTCATCTTCGATGAGCCGACGCGCGGCATCGACGTCGCCGCCAAGGTCGAGATCTATCAGTTGATGAACCGCCTCACGGCACGCGGCGCAGGTATCATCATGATCTCCTCCGAGCTGCCGGAGATTCTCGGCATGAGCGACCGCATTCTGGTGATGCATCAGGGTCGCCTCACGGCCGAGTTCGCCGCCGGCTCCGCCACCCAGGAAAAAATCTTGAACGCCGCACTCGGGCATCCGGCCGGCAGCCAGCCGTGA
- a CDS encoding phasin family protein produces the protein MTHEKETMEHKSVEQMVEDAKGTLQVLQEGISKTSREIWLAGLGVFSTIDKEGTKLFNRFVERGREMVEKNGKTMKTNGEPAPTYVSEKVEQFTHDVFARLDDAAEFVRKKVIGPAERPAEAARDEVKILSEKVDKLTESVAALVQRLEEATKTGPKAKAM, from the coding sequence ATGACTCACGAAAAAGAGACGATGGAGCACAAATCCGTCGAACAAATGGTGGAAGACGCGAAGGGCACCTTGCAGGTGCTGCAAGAGGGCATCTCCAAGACCTCGCGTGAGATTTGGCTGGCGGGCTTGGGCGTATTCTCCACGATCGACAAGGAAGGCACCAAGCTGTTCAACCGGTTCGTCGAGCGCGGCCGGGAGATGGTGGAGAAAAACGGCAAAACCATGAAGACCAACGGCGAGCCGGCGCCCACCTATGTCAGCGAAAAGGTGGAGCAATTCACCCACGACGTTTTTGCCCGGCTGGATGACGCCGCCGAATTCGTGCGGAAGAAAGTCATCGGCCCGGCGGAGCGGCCGGCCGAAGCTGCCCGTGACGAGGTGAAGATCCTCTCCGAGAAAGTCGACAAGCTCACGGAAAGCGTGGCGGCGCTGGTGCAAAGATTGGAGGAGGCTACAAAAACCGGTCCCAAGGCCAAAGCCATGTGA
- a CDS encoding long-chain fatty acid--CoA ligase, whose amino-acid sequence MEIKDYQNIHAMVQETIARRPGQPAYRWFGEGGNLEAVTWSQFYDHVKQVGRSLIALGINPGDKIAILSYTCYRWVVADVATASIGACTVGIYHSNLARDCKYIINHSDAVLLFAEDEVQLKKALEIRPGIPNIRRVILFKGAATDGWAMTFEQFLELGREVPEAEFERRTRLPVPGDPAAIVYTSGTTGLPKGAVLTHDNLTFTPQSVWQCVDVWEGDGQFLFLPLAHVFARQCVSFALLAGTTTTFTRSMETIVEDIKIAKPQWFASVPRVYEKVYAKVLSNAEAKGGLALKIFRWACGVGDRVSDLKLAKQPIPALLHWQYALATKLVFHKIHAALGGHLRWCISGAAPMSPSVAKFFHAAGILILEGIGMTENTSFTNVNRHDNYRFGWVGQPGPGIEQKAAPDGEILFRGRNVMKEYYKMPAETAETITPEGWLRTGDLGEIDAENFLRITGRKKELIITAGGKNIAPSPIENLLMTSKYISQACVLGDQRQFLCALVVLDPENIKAYAQEHGIAFTIIDELRGQDHIKRLIEAEVAAKNRELASFETIKKIRIVPEFTIENGLLTPTLKIKKNLVAEKYRAEIEAMYAENNLREDARLNGFPFGREAATGAQPSGKSVPF is encoded by the coding sequence ATGGAGATCAAAGACTATCAAAACATTCATGCGATGGTGCAAGAAACCATTGCGCGGCGGCCCGGGCAACCCGCCTATCGCTGGTTTGGCGAAGGAGGGAACCTCGAAGCGGTGACCTGGTCGCAATTCTATGATCATGTCAAGCAGGTCGGCCGGAGTTTGATCGCGCTGGGCATCAATCCGGGCGACAAGATCGCGATCCTGAGTTACACCTGCTATCGCTGGGTGGTGGCGGACGTTGCCACGGCCAGCATCGGCGCCTGCACGGTGGGCATCTATCATTCCAATTTGGCGCGCGACTGCAAATACATCATCAATCATTCCGACGCCGTTTTGCTGTTTGCGGAAGATGAAGTGCAACTCAAGAAAGCGCTGGAAATCCGGCCGGGAATTCCCAATATTCGCCGCGTCATTTTGTTCAAAGGCGCGGCCACGGACGGCTGGGCGATGACGTTCGAGCAGTTTCTGGAGTTGGGGCGGGAGGTGCCGGAGGCGGAATTCGAGCGGCGCACGCGGTTGCCCGTGCCCGGCGATCCTGCTGCCATCGTTTACACTTCGGGAACCACCGGCCTGCCGAAGGGCGCCGTGCTGACGCACGACAATCTCACTTTCACGCCGCAATCGGTTTGGCAATGTGTTGACGTGTGGGAGGGCGACGGCCAGTTTCTGTTTCTGCCGCTGGCGCACGTGTTCGCGCGCCAATGCGTGAGTTTTGCCCTGCTCGCCGGCACCACCACGACATTCACGCGCAGCATGGAAACCATCGTGGAAGACATCAAGATCGCCAAGCCGCAATGGTTTGCGAGCGTGCCGCGCGTCTATGAAAAAGTCTATGCCAAAGTGTTGAGCAATGCCGAGGCCAAGGGCGGACTGGCGTTGAAAATTTTCCGCTGGGCCTGCGGCGTGGGCGACCGCGTGAGTGATCTCAAACTGGCGAAGCAACCGATTCCTGCGCTGCTGCACTGGCAGTATGCGCTGGCGACCAAGCTGGTGTTCCACAAGATCCACGCGGCGCTGGGCGGCCACTTGCGCTGGTGTATCAGCGGCGCCGCGCCCATGAGTCCGTCGGTCGCCAAATTTTTCCACGCCGCCGGCATTCTGATTCTCGAGGGCATTGGCATGACGGAGAACACCTCTTTCACCAATGTCAACCGCCACGACAACTATCGTTTCGGCTGGGTGGGCCAGCCGGGGCCGGGCATCGAACAGAAAGCTGCACCCGACGGCGAGATCCTGTTTCGCGGCCGCAATGTGATGAAGGAGTACTACAAAATGCCGGCGGAAACCGCCGAAACCATCACGCCCGAAGGCTGGTTGCGCACCGGCGATCTCGGCGAGATCGATGCCGAGAATTTCCTGCGCATCACCGGCCGCAAAAAGGAGCTGATCATCACCGCCGGCGGCAAGAACATTGCCCCATCGCCGATCGAGAATCTGCTCATGACGTCGAAGTACATCAGCCAGGCCTGTGTTTTGGGCGATCAACGGCAATTCCTGTGCGCGTTGGTGGTGTTGGATCCGGAAAACATCAAAGCCTATGCGCAGGAGCACGGCATTGCTTTCACCATCATCGATGAGCTGCGCGGCCAGGATCACATCAAACGCTTGATTGAAGCGGAAGTGGCGGCGAAAAATCGCGAGCTGGCGTCGTTCGAGACCATCAAGAAGATCCGCATCGTGCCGGAGTTCACCATCGAGAATGGCCTGCTGACGCCCACGCTCAAGATCAAGAAGAACCTGGTGGCGGAGAAATACCGGGCAGAAATCGAAGCGATGTACGCGGAAAACAACCTGCGCGAGGACGCGCGTTTGAACGGCTTCCCCTTTGGCCGTGAGGCTGCTACCGGCGCACAGCCGTCAGGCAAGAGCGTGCCGTTTTGA